In Methanococcoides sp. LMO-2, one DNA window encodes the following:
- the fpoD gene encoding F420H2 dehydrogenase subunit FpoD, whose amino-acid sequence MDENVGPSEMIVHLGPQHPMQPGPFRLNLRLRGETVVDAEVELGFIHKGIEKIMESKTYLQGIPIVDRICYLTAMTNEEAYVGAVEKLADIEVPERSQYIRIIVEELSRLQSHLLGMGEFGEFIGFVSMFMYTIKEREDILSLMDMVTGARITHTFLRYGGVRDDIPEGFKEKSVVVFASLREQINEYRRLFNEDEIYKQRCFGVGVLQAKTARDLGVSGPALRATGVAFDIRKDEPYLTYKDLDFKVCTATDGDIAARINVRLEEMEEAMYIIEQCLDQMPGGPLFYEDSPYGKRSPVMRVPEGDVFHRVEDPRGEMGFYVVSDGSDKPHRVKIRGPVYPTMQALPPLITGTTVADVAAIAGSMDGCTSEADR is encoded by the coding sequence ATGGATGAAAATGTAGGCCCATCAGAAATGATAGTCCACCTCGGACCACAGCACCCAATGCAGCCAGGACCTTTCAGGTTGAACCTGAGGCTCAGAGGCGAAACTGTGGTTGATGCTGAGGTCGAGTTAGGATTCATTCACAAGGGTATTGAAAAGATTATGGAGAGCAAGACGTATCTCCAGGGTATTCCTATCGTCGATAGGATCTGCTACCTCACAGCAATGACCAACGAAGAAGCATATGTTGGTGCTGTAGAGAAACTTGCAGATATTGAGGTTCCGGAAAGGTCCCAGTACATAAGGATCATCGTTGAGGAACTCTCAAGGCTTCAGAGCCACCTTCTTGGTATGGGTGAGTTCGGTGAGTTCATTGGTTTTGTATCAATGTTCATGTACACCATCAAGGAAAGGGAAGATATCCTGTCTTTGATGGACATGGTAACCGGAGCACGTATTACACACACTTTCCTCAGATACGGTGGTGTGCGTGACGACATTCCTGAAGGATTCAAGGAAAAATCTGTTGTAGTTTTCGCAAGTCTCAGGGAGCAGATCAATGAGTACAGAAGACTGTTCAATGAGGACGAGATCTATAAACAGCGTTGCTTCGGTGTCGGTGTACTTCAAGCAAAGACCGCAAGGGATCTTGGTGTATCAGGACCTGCTCTCCGTGCAACAGGCGTTGCTTTTGATATAAGGAAAGATGAACCATACCTTACTTACAAGGACCTTGATTTCAAGGTGTGCACAGCCACAGATGGTGACATTGCAGCCCGTATCAATGTAAGGCTCGAAGAGATGGAGGAAGCTATGTACATCATCGAGCAGTGCCTTGACCAGATGCCAGGCGGACCACTCTTCTATGAAGATTCCCCATACGGCAAGAGGAGTCCTGTAATGAGGGTTCCTGAAGGCGATGTGTTCCACAGGGTAGAGGACCCACGTGGAGAAATGGGCTTCTATGTCGTTTCAGACGGCTCTGACAAGCCACACCGTGTAAAGATAAGGGGACCGGTCTATCCGACCATGCAGGCATTACCTCCACTGATCACAGGAACAACTGTTGCTGATGTGGCAGCTATTGCAGGTAGTATGGACGGATGTACCAGTGAGGCGGACAGGTGA